AATCCCCCAATTCCTCAATCCGTCATCCGAATATTGCGTCAGGACGCCTCTGCCTCCGCTTTCTCCTTCACCACCTTTGTCAGCCCCGTATGTTCCCGGATCAGGCCCGCAATTTTGTCTCGGATATCTCTGTTTTCGGAAAGGAACCGCTTGACATTCTGCCGCCCCTGTCCGATCCGGTCTTCCCCGAAGGAATACCAGGCCCCGCTTTTTTCAACGATGCCCAGGGAAACCCCCATATCCAGAATATCCCCGTCTTTGGAGATGCCCTCTCCGTAGATGATATCAAACTCGGCCTCTTTAAAGGGAGGTGCCACCTTGTTCTTTACCACCTTGACCCGGGTCCGGTTCCCGACCACCTGTTCACCCTCTTTGATGGCCCCGATGCGGCGGATGTCCAGGCGCTGGCTCGAATAAAACTTGAGCGCGTTCCCCCCGGTGGTGGTCTCGGGATTGCCGAACATAACGCCGATTTTCATCCGGATCTGGTTGATGAAGATCACGGAGGTCCTGGACTTGCTGATGGTTGCCGTCAGCTTTCTGAGTGCCTGAGACATGAGCCTGGCCTGAAGACCCACATGGTGATCGCCCATTTCCCCCTCGATCTCGGCCCTCGGGACCAGGGCCGCCACAGAGTCGATAATCAGAACGTCGATAGCCCCGCTCCTGACAAGGATCTCAGCGATATCCAATGCCTGCTCGCCCGTATCCGGCTGAGATACCAGCAGACTGTCCACGTCCACCCCCAATTTTCTGGCATAGGTGACGTCGAGGGCGTGTTCTGCATCTACAAAGGCCACTATCCCTCCCTTTGCCTGGGCCTCCGCAGCGATGTGAAGGGCCAGGGTCGTCTTCCCCGATGACTCAGGACCATAGATTTCAATCACCCTCCCCCGGGGAACGCCGCCCACCCCAAGGGCCAGGTCAAGGGCAAGGGAGCCGGTGGAGATAGAGGGGATATCCAAAAAACTATCATCTCCCAATTTCATGATAGATCCCCTGCCAAACTGTTTCTCTATCTGGGAAACGGCCTGTTCAATCGCCCGATCTCTTTCCATAAGATCCCCCATTTTCTTTTCCATTTTCTTTTCCATAAGTCTATCCTCAACTGAGGAGTCGCCCCCGACACAGCTATCCCTCTAACGGCCACAGGCCCAATCGGGTATATTCTGCCCCGCCGGGCCTCAGATCACTCTTGAATAGGCCAAGTTCTCTGATCATGCACTCGGGACCGTTCAGGTCCCGATATCTCGATAACAGGTCATTCACCCCCGCATCGGCTTTCGCGCCTTTTCGGAACCGCCCGAGCGTCAGATGGGGTCTGAACGGTCGCTTCTCCTCCTCTATCCCGAATGGCGCCAGGTGCTTCTGCAGAACGTCCCTGAAAACGGACATGCGGTCCGTTTCACCCCCGAGCCCCACCCAGAGGACCCTCGGGTTCCGTCGGCTGCCGAAAAGACCGATTCCCTGTACCTGAATACGGAACGGCGCATGCCCGCGACATAGGCTGCCGGCCGCCTCCCCGATCGGGCCGATGTGATCCTCCCGGACATTCCCCATAAATACCACGGTCAGGTGAATATTAGCGACGCGAATCCATCGGACGTTCAAGGACAAGGCCTGCGCATCCTCGGACACGGCCGAGAGCGTCTCCCGGATCTCCGGGGGAAGTTCAAATGCCAGGAAGCAACGGATCCCCATTGATTCGCCTTCTGACCCAATCCAGGGCCATCATCGAGGTGTTGAGCTTCACCTGTTTTCGCCGCCCCCGGAAGCGATATCTCCGTGAAACCGTTCCGTCGAAGGCGTCCAGCCCGATATACACGGTGCCCACCGGCTTCTCCCTGGTCCCGCCTTCAGGCCCGGCGATCCCGGTAACGGCGAGGCCCAGATCGCTCTTCATCTGTTTTCTGATCCCCCGGGCCATCTCCTCTGCCGTTTGAGAACTCACAGCCCCGTGCCTTTCGAGGGTCTTCCAGTTCACATGAAGGATATCGGTCTTGGATTGATTGCTGTAGGAAACCACCCCACCCTGAAAATACTCGGAACTCCCCGCCACATCGGTCAATCGATGGCCGATCAATCCCCCTGTGCATGACTCTGCAACGGACAGGGTCTTCTTATGATGGCGGAGAAGACGACCCACCACCTCCTCCATCTCCTGATCCCCGGTGGCAAACACATACGGCCCGACAAGGGCCATGATGTCCTGTTCCACCTTATCCAGGGCCGCTGTGACAGAAGGCGCGTCATCCCCTCGCAGGCTGATGGTGATGTGGTTTTCCGGAAAGTGGGGATAAAACCCGAACGCCACCTCCCCTGAAGTGCGCATGAGTTCCGAAAGAATTTCCGCAATCTGCGACTCATCCACTCCATACAGTTTCAGGAGTCGCTGCCGCATCACCGGGGGACTTTCATACAGGCTCAGGAGCTCCGGCAGGACAAAGGCGTCCAGTACATGCCGCATCTCCTCAGGAACGCCCGGCAGACAGTAGAAACGGATATCCCTTTCAATCAGGGAAAACCCGCACACAGCACCTTTGGGATGGATCATCGTGGCGCCTTTCGGCATGAAGGCCATTTTCTCCAGAGGAGGCGTCATCTCGATCCCATGGGCCGCCACGTAATTCCTGATCTTCCGGAGCATCCGGTGATCGAGGCAGAGCGGCCGGTCCAGCGCGGTTGCCACGATCTTGGAGGTCATGTCGTCCTCGGTGGACCCCAACCCGCCAGTGATAATCACGAACCGGGAGGATGCCAGTGCCCTCTTCAGGGCTTCCGCCGCCATCCTTTCGTCATCTCCCACCGATGTGATCCGGATGACGTTCAGGCCCGAGGCCGTCAATTTCCCCGCCACATAGTGTGCGTTGAGATCAGGGGTCCTCCCTGAGGTCAACTCATTTCCTATGGTTATGATTTCACCGTGCATGGAGATATGGGAAGCCTGATAATGTCGTAAAAAATGGGAACCTACTTATTAACTCCAAAGTCCAAAGTTCTTGTAATGTATTGATTTTATTGAGTGCATAAATCCCAGGCCGTCATTCCGGCGAAAGCCGGAATCCAGTGTGTTTTTGATAAGTTAAAAGACGGTGTAAAGACAATTATGAGACGGTTAATACTCCTGAAATTCCTGAATTCCTCAATCCCCAAAACGCTCAATCACCCCACCACCCACAGTATACCTCTCAATACCAGATGGGCATAGACCCCTGCCAGAAGATCATCCATGACGATCCCCAGCCCGCCCCGAAGGCGTTCCGCCTGTCGGATCGGCCACGGTTTTCCGATATCGAAAAGCCGGAAGAGGAAAAACCCCAGGACCATGGTTTGCCATGTCAGGGGCAGCAAAAACAGGGTGACCAAAAAGCCGGCTGCCTCGTCGATGACCACTTCAGAAGGATCTTTTCTTTCTAACAGGTTCTGGGTCCGGTGGGAAGCCCAGAATGCGGTCAGGATGACGGCGACCAGTGTGCCGGCAGACCACCTCGCCCCAAGGCAGCCGATCAGGACCAGGGGGATGGCGCCCAGGGTCCCGAACGTTCCGGATGCCCTCGGCATCAGTCCTGTCCCGAACCATGTGGCCAGGATAAGTGCCGCCTTTCCGGTAAAGCCGGTCTGTCCGAAGGCATCGGAGACGGATAAATTATCAGATCGAGCACGCGACATCAAGCGGGTTGTGAGGCCTCCCTGTTCAGGCCCGCGATCCACTGATAAACCTCCCGCAGGGGGACATGGTGTTTCAAGGCGATTTCCCTGCACCCCTCATATTCAGGCGCCAGAAGTGGACAGCCCTCTCTCTTAATGATCGTCTTGACCCGTATCTTCCCCCAGGGGCTGTCCACCTCTTTGAACGATCTCGGGACCACCCTCCGCTGGCTGTGGCGGAATCTAATGCCCAATGTGGTGGTCTCCTCCATCAGGATCGCCATCAACAGGTCTCCCTGATCAGGACCCCCGATAACCTGGATCTGTACGCCCGGCCGGCCCTTCTTCATCTGAACGGGAATAAAGGCCACATCCAGGGCCCCCGCACCCAGGAGCCGTTCCATGAGAAATCCCAGCCATTCGGGGTTGCTGTCGTCCACATTGGTTTCAAGGACCACAACGGTTTCCGTGGCATCTCCCGGCCGATCCCTCCCCATAAGGACGCGCAGGAGATTGGGCCTGTCCGGCAGATCCCTGCTTCCCACCCCGTAGCCGATGCTGTCAATGGTCATCGGTGGCATGGGCCCGAATGAGCCGGCCAATCCCTTAATCAGGGCTGCGCCGGTGGGGGTCACCATTTCATGCGGTGTCCCTCCATCCAGCAGAGGGACCCCTTTCAAAAGGGCGAGGGTGGCCGGGGCCGGGACCGGTATGGTTCCATGTGCGCTCCGGGTGAAACCCGAACCCAAGGGGAGCGGAGATACAAAAAGCTTTTCCAGGTCCAGATACTCAAGGCCATATACGGCCCCCACAATATCGATAATCGAATCCACGGCCCCTACCTCATGAAAATGGACCTCTTCGGCGGGCCGGTTATGGATCGCTCCTTCCACCCGGGCGAGCGATTCGAATATAGCGATGCTTTTTTCCTTGACCGTCCGGGACAGATCCCCTCCCTGAATAATCTCCCGGATCAGCCTCAGGTCGCGATGGGCATGGCGGCCTTCCTCCACGGCAACCGAGAAGCGGGTGCCGAATATCTGGTGCCGGGCTTCCCGTCGGGCATCCATGCGGAAGCCGTGGAGGGGAAGGCTTGAAAGCCCTTCTTTCAATCGGTCAAAGGGAAGCCCCCCATCCAGTAACGCGCCAAGGAACATATCGCCGCTGATGCCGGAAAAACAGTCCAGGTACGCTATTTTCATGGGGGCCTGCTTTCAAGAGACAAAAGATGGCAAAAAGCCCTGCTTCAAGGCAGGGCTTTTTGCGGTAACGGTTGACGGATTAAAGTACCTCGGCGATCAGTTCGGAGATGTCTTTGATCTCGATCTCATCTTCCTTGTTGACGGTCTTGCGGCTGTCTTCCAGCATGGAGATGCAGTAGGGGCACGCCGTGGCCAGGATGGATGCGCCGGTCTCGCACGCCTCATGGATCCTCAAGTCCGAAAAACGCCATTCCGGTTTGGTCTCCATCCAGAGCCGTCCGCCCCCGGCCCCGCAGCAGAGGCTCTCCTTACGAATGCGTTTCATCTCCACCAGATTGCCCCCGGTCACCGCCGAAATGAGGGCCCGCGGTTCATCATAGACGTCGCTATGTCTCCCGAGATAGCAGGGATCGTGGTAGGTGACCTTCTTGTCCAGGGTTTTCGACAGGTTCAGCTTTCCCTCTTCCAGCAGTTGTGCCAGTAATTGGGTGTAATGGATCACCTCGAACTCACCGCCCAGTTCAGGATATTCCTGTGTTAAGGTGTAATAGCAGTGAGGGGAGGTGGTAATAATCTTCTTAACCCCTTTGTTCTTATACAGCTTGATATTTTTTTCCGCTGTATTGGTGAAAAGGGTTTCATCCCCTATCTTCCGGACCGATTCGGAACAGCAGCTCTCCTCCTCTCCGATGACGCCGAAACTGACCCCGGCGGCAGAGAGGACCTTGACCATGGATTTGGCGATATTCTGGCTCCGCGCATCATAGGCGGAGGTACAGCACACGAAGAGGAAGTATTCGGTCTCTTCGCTGAAAATGGGGACATCCAGCCCCTCCATCCATGCGGTCCGCTTCTCCCTCGGCTCTGACCAGGGATTTCCCTGGCTGTGCACGCTCCCTGTGGCCGTCCTCAACACACCGGGAATGGCGCCTGTCTCCGCAATCATGGCCCGCATCGCCCGGACCACGTCAATAATGGTGACGCCCCGGGGACACTTCAGGACGCACTTGTTGCAGGTGGTGCACCCATACAGAATATCGTCAGATTCATATCCCTCGACGCCCAACTGCGCCATCCGTATCAATCTCCGGATGTTAAAGGGACCATCGACAATACGCCACGGGCACGATCCTGCACACATGCCGCACTGCATACAAAGGTTCAGTTTCTCGGCGCCCATGGCTACCAGCGCCTCATTCACTTCATAAAACGGGGTTAATGCTTCCATTAAACATGCTCCTTTCAGCTCAAAATAATATCTTCCGACGCTTTTCAGCGAGATCACAAGAACAATCCGATTTTTATTAACAAATGAACCTCTCGATGTCAACAAAGTAACGCCGGCCGCTCCATTCCCCTGCTTGACAATCCACCCCGGCAAGCTTATTTTTTTTATTGTTTTTATAAACAATTTCCATCATTACCCAATGGAGGAAGCCGATATGCGATTTGATAAATTCACCTTGAAGGCACAGGAAATCATCCAGGCCTCGCAACAGTTGGCAGAACGATTCGGGCACCAGCAGATCGAACCCGAACACCTGATCATGGCCATTCTGGAGCAGAAAGAGGGCGTGGTGCCGCCGCTTCTCGGAAAGATCGGCGTGGACCGAAACCAGCTCGTCAGGTCTTTTGAGGCCGCATTAGAGAAGATCCCCAAGGTTTCCGGGACGGGATACGGTCAGACGTACCTGTCTCAGCGGACCAAGCGGGTCCTGGACAGGGCCTTTTCCGAAGCAGAACAGGTGAAAGACGAGTTTGTAAGTCTTGAACATATCCTCCTGGCCGTGAGCGAGGAAAAAGAGGGTGAGGCCGCACGACTTCTGGCCGCGGCCGGGATCACCAGGGACGCCATCCTCAAGGCCCTGGTGGATATTCGCGGGGGACAGCGGATCACGGATCAGAATCCTGAAGACAAGTATCAGGCCCTGGAACGTTTCAGCAGGGACCTGACCGCGGTGGCCTCAAAGGGGGACCTGGATCCGGTCATCGGCCGTGACGACGAGATCCGCCGCATCGTTCAGGTCCTCTCCCGGCGGACCAAGAACAACCCGGTCCTCATCGGTGAACCCGGGGTGGGCAAAACCGCCATTGTCGAAGGCCTTGCCCAGCGGATCGTTCAGGGGGACGTGCCCGAAACACTGAAAGACAAACGGGTGGTGGCCCTGGATATGGGCGCCCTTGTTGCAGGGGCCAAGTACCGGGGCGAATTTGAAGACCGGCTCAAGGCCGTACTGAAAGAGGTGACGGACGCCCATGGCCAGATCATCCTCTTTATCGACGAGATGCATACCCTGGTGGGGGCCGGGGCCGCAGAAGGGGCCATAGACGCCTCCAACATGCTGAAGCCCGCCCTTGCCCGGGGCGAGTTGCGGTGCGTCGGCGCCACGACCATCAAAGAATATCGGAAATATATAGAAAAAGATGCGGCATTCGAGAGGCGGTTCCAGCCGGTCATGGTGGAGGAACCCAGTGTGGAAGACACCATCTCCATCCTTCGCGGGCTCAAGGAAAAATATGAGGTCCATCATGGGGTCCGCATTAAGGACTCGGCCCTGGTGGCGGCCGCCACCCTCTCTCACCGCTACATCACAGACCGGTTTCTGCCGGACAAGGCCATCGATCTTATTGACGAAGCCACATCCCGCCTGAGAATCGAGATCGACAGCATGCCCGCGGAAATCGATGCCATCCAACGCAAGATGACCCAGCTGGAAATCGAAAAGGAGGCCCTTAAAAAGGAAAAAGACGCGGCATCCAAGGACCGGCTTGACAAGATAAAGGATGAACTGGGCGACCTCAAGGATCAGGACGCGGAGATGACCGCCCACTGGAAAAAGGAGAAAGAGACCATCTCCCGAATCCGCGACATTAAGGGGAAGCTCGAATCGACCCGGTCAGAGGCCCAGATCGCGGAGCGGGACGGCAATCTTGCCAGGGCCGCAGAGTTGAAATACGGGACCTTGATCGAGCTGGAAAAGACCCTGGAGCAAGAGAACAAAAAGCTGGAGGAGCTCCAGGCCGGCCAGAAAATGCTCAAAGAAGAGGTGGACAGCGAGGACATCGCCGAGGTGGTGGCCAAATGGACCGGCATCCCTGTGTCTCGAATGATGGAGGGGGAAAAGGAGAAGCTTCTTAAGATGGAGGAACGGCTCTCTCTGCGGGTCGTAGGGCAGGAAAAAGCCATTGATGCGGTCGCCAATGCGGTGCGCCGGGCCCGGTCAGGACTTCAGGACCCCAACCGACCCATCGGCTCCTTCATCTTCATGGGGCCCACGGGGGTGGGCAAAACCGAATTGGCCAGGGCCCTGGCCCAGTTCCTCTTTGACGACGAACAGTACATGGTCCGGGTGGACATGTCGGAGTACATGGAAAGGCATTCCGTGGCCCGGCTGATCGGGGCACCTCCGGGATATGTGGGTTATGAAGAGGGCGGCTATCTCACAGAGGCCGTCCGCCGGCACCCCTATTCCGTGGTTCTCTTCGATGAGATTGAAAAGGCCCATCCCGATGTCTTTAACGCCCTGCTGCAGATCCTGGACGACGGCCGCATGACCGACGGCAAAGGCCGCACCGTGGATTTCAAGAATACGGTCCTGATCATGACCTCCAATGTGGGGAGTCAGTTCATTCAGGAGATGGGGAGCCGGGACAGCAAACAGATGGATCAGGCGATCATGGATGCCCTCCGGGCCACCTTCAAGCCCGAATTCCTGAACCGGATTGATGAAATCGTCATCTTCAACGCCCTGGGTCCCGATGAAATCCGAAAGATCGTCGGGATACAGATCGATCTCTTGAGCAGGCGTCTCGAGGCAACCAAGATCACCGTGACCCTGACCGACAGGGCCGAAAAATTCCTTGCCGACACCGGCTTTGATCCGGTCTATGGCGCACGGCCCCTCAAGCGGGCCATCCAGCATTATATCCAAGATCCCCTGGCCGTTAAAATCCTGGAGGGATCGGTAAAAGAAGGGGATCACGTGTCCATTGATGTAGAGGACGGCAGGGTGGTATTCACGTAGACGGACGGAATGGGTGCTCTCTAAAACAGGATCATCGGGATCGCGGATTTAGAATCTTTGGTTGCTGCTGTCAGGCCCCATAGGCCCTTTGTCTGTAACTTCTCTCTAACGTGCGAAGAAGTTTGCCCGTGGGGGGCCTTGCTGCCTTTACATAAACATCATCCGGAGCCCGGGGGCGGCCGCGAACCATACGACCGCATTTTATTGCAGCTCTTGGGCAGAGACCCCCACGGGCGTCCATAAGACTTCCGTGTATCCATGGGGCATGTGGGGGACCCTGGGGACACCCTGGTATTAGTATTATCCATACTGACGGTATTGACGGGGAAAGCAGGAACCGGATCGTGCCTTCTCACAAGAGTCACCGCCGCATCTTGAGATCAGCCTTCCCTTCTCCATATATTCCTTGATCTGAGAGTGAAGATGCGATAGGGTTTGCATCCGTTGTGAATCCATCAGCCCATGGGTTCAAAAGGCCAAGAGAAAGGGGTTTGCTTTTTCACATCATGGGTTTTAACTTTCTGCAATTTATTGCATTTTAACCCTTGGGCCTGATGCCTTGCGCCTCTTCTATCACACGTTGCCGGTTACCGGCTGATTTCAGCTTGCCCCCGGCTGCTGGGGCGTCGCTTTTCAAATTCAGGCATTTTAGGCCTTTGTAATTTTGGGCATTCTATGTGTGCCGCTATGATTGCCAGCCCCAACCGCGTCATCATCGATCTGTCCGCATTGGCCGGGAATCTCCGCCAGATCAGAAACCTGGTCGGCAGGGACACCCGAATCATGGGCGTGGTGAAATCCGATGCCTACGGGCACGGTCTCCTGGAGGTGGGAAGGGTCCTTGAGAGAAACGGGATCGATTGCCTGGGGGTCGCCTATCTCCATGAGGCCCTCGCCCTCAGGGAAGGGGGCGTCCGGTTGCCGGTGGTGATCCTGTGCGGCATACGCACACGGGAGGAATCCCGCCATGTGCTGGAAAACGGCCTGACGCCTGTGCTCTTTGATCTGTCAGCGGCCGAAATCCTTTCACAGGAATGCCGGAGCCGGGGCCTGAAGACTCGAATCCATCTGAAAGTGGACACCGGCATGGGCCGGTTAGGGATTGCCGATACCGAGATCGGCCCATTTATCCAAAAGGTCATCTCCTTTAAACACCTGGAGATCGAGGCCTTGACCACGCATCTCGCAACCGCGGATGAAACTGATGCGCGGTTTACAGAAGACCAGATCGCCCGATTTGAAATGGCCATTTTTACAGGGCGGTCCCTGGGGCTGAATCTGACGCTTAACAATATGGCCAACAGCGCAGGGATCATTGGTCATAGGCGGACGCTCTTCGACATGGTCCGACCCGGCGTGATGTTGTATGGCGGACGCCCATCGCCGGGCTTTTTCAGCACAGCATCGTTCGCCCCCGTAATGCACCTGAGGGCCGAGGTCGTCCAGGTCAGAGATCTCCCCGACAAGACCCCTGTCAGTTATGGGAGGACCTACCACACCAAAGGTCCTCGGAGGGTCGCCGTCCTCTCTGCCGGATACGCCGACGGGCTCCCCAGGACGCTGTCCAACAGGGGAAAGGTCCTTGTTGGGGGAAAAATGGCCGGTATCATAGGGACGGTCTGCATGAACCTGACCGTCTGTGATATCACCGGCCACAAAGACGTCTCGCCGGGTGACCCGGCTGTTTTTTTGGGTTCCCAGGGAGAGGAATGCATCACAGGGGATGACATTGCGAAACAAGCGGGCA
Above is a window of Deltaproteobacteria bacterium DNA encoding:
- the recA gene encoding recombinase RecA; amino-acid sequence: MERDRAIEQAVSQIEKQFGRGSIMKLGDDSFLDIPSISTGSLALDLALGVGGVPRGRVIEIYGPESSGKTTLALHIAAEAQAKGGIVAFVDAEHALDVTYARKLGVDVDSLLVSQPDTGEQALDIAEILVRSGAIDVLIIDSVAALVPRAEIEGEMGDHHVGLQARLMSQALRKLTATISKSRTSVIFINQIRMKIGVMFGNPETTTGGNALKFYSSQRLDIRRIGAIKEGEQVVGNRTRVKVVKNKVAPPFKEAEFDIIYGEGISKDGDILDMGVSLGIVEKSGAWYSFGEDRIGQGRQNVKRFLSENRDIRDKIAGLIREHTGLTKVVKEKAEAEAS
- the thpR gene encoding RNA 2',3'-cyclic phosphodiesterase, which produces MGIRCFLAFELPPEIRETLSAVSEDAQALSLNVRWIRVANIHLTVVFMGNVREDHIGPIGEAAGSLCRGHAPFRIQVQGIGLFGSRRNPRVLWVGLGGETDRMSVFRDVLQKHLAPFGIEEEKRPFRPHLTLGRFRKGAKADAGVNDLLSRYRDLNGPECMIRELGLFKSDLRPGGAEYTRLGLWPLEG
- a CDS encoding competence/damage-inducible protein A, with protein sequence MHGEIITIGNELTSGRTPDLNAHYVAGKLTASGLNVIRITSVGDDERMAAEALKRALASSRFVIITGGLGSTEDDMTSKIVATALDRPLCLDHRMLRKIRNYVAAHGIEMTPPLEKMAFMPKGATMIHPKGAVCGFSLIERDIRFYCLPGVPEEMRHVLDAFVLPELLSLYESPPVMRQRLLKLYGVDESQIAEILSELMRTSGEVAFGFYPHFPENHITISLRGDDAPSVTAALDKVEQDIMALVGPYVFATGDQEMEEVVGRLLRHHKKTLSVAESCTGGLIGHRLTDVAGSSEYFQGGVVSYSNQSKTDILHVNWKTLERHGAVSSQTAEEMARGIRKQMKSDLGLAVTGIAGPEGGTREKPVGTVYIGLDAFDGTVSRRYRFRGRRKQVKLNTSMMALDWVRRRINGDPLLPGI
- a CDS encoding phosphatidylglycerophosphatase A; the encoded protein is MSRARSDNLSVSDAFGQTGFTGKAALILATWFGTGLMPRASGTFGTLGAIPLVLIGCLGARWSAGTLVAVILTAFWASHRTQNLLERKDPSEVVIDEAAGFLVTLFLLPLTWQTMVLGFFLFRLFDIGKPWPIRQAERLRGGLGIVMDDLLAGVYAHLVLRGILWVVG
- the larC gene encoding nickel pincer cofactor biosynthesis protein LarC, coding for MKIAYLDCFSGISGDMFLGALLDGGLPFDRLKEGLSSLPLHGFRMDARREARHQIFGTRFSVAVEEGRHAHRDLRLIREIIQGGDLSRTVKEKSIAIFESLARVEGAIHNRPAEEVHFHEVGAVDSIIDIVGAVYGLEYLDLEKLFVSPLPLGSGFTRSAHGTIPVPAPATLALLKGVPLLDGGTPHEMVTPTGAALIKGLAGSFGPMPPMTIDSIGYGVGSRDLPDRPNLLRVLMGRDRPGDATETVVVLETNVDDSNPEWLGFLMERLLGAGALDVAFIPVQMKKGRPGVQIQVIGGPDQGDLLMAILMEETTTLGIRFRHSQRRVVPRSFKEVDSPWGKIRVKTIIKREGCPLLAPEYEGCREIALKHHVPLREVYQWIAGLNREASQPA
- a CDS encoding (Fe-S)-binding protein, which produces MEALTPFYEVNEALVAMGAEKLNLCMQCGMCAGSCPWRIVDGPFNIRRLIRMAQLGVEGYESDDILYGCTTCNKCVLKCPRGVTIIDVVRAMRAMIAETGAIPGVLRTATGSVHSQGNPWSEPREKRTAWMEGLDVPIFSEETEYFLFVCCTSAYDARSQNIAKSMVKVLSAAGVSFGVIGEEESCCSESVRKIGDETLFTNTAEKNIKLYKNKGVKKIITTSPHCYYTLTQEYPELGGEFEVIHYTQLLAQLLEEGKLNLSKTLDKKVTYHDPCYLGRHSDVYDEPRALISAVTGGNLVEMKRIRKESLCCGAGGGRLWMETKPEWRFSDLRIHEACETGASILATACPYCISMLEDSRKTVNKEDEIEIKDISELIAEVL
- the clpB gene encoding ATP-dependent chaperone ClpB; this translates as MRFDKFTLKAQEIIQASQQLAERFGHQQIEPEHLIMAILEQKEGVVPPLLGKIGVDRNQLVRSFEAALEKIPKVSGTGYGQTYLSQRTKRVLDRAFSEAEQVKDEFVSLEHILLAVSEEKEGEAARLLAAAGITRDAILKALVDIRGGQRITDQNPEDKYQALERFSRDLTAVASKGDLDPVIGRDDEIRRIVQVLSRRTKNNPVLIGEPGVGKTAIVEGLAQRIVQGDVPETLKDKRVVALDMGALVAGAKYRGEFEDRLKAVLKEVTDAHGQIILFIDEMHTLVGAGAAEGAIDASNMLKPALARGELRCVGATTIKEYRKYIEKDAAFERRFQPVMVEEPSVEDTISILRGLKEKYEVHHGVRIKDSALVAAATLSHRYITDRFLPDKAIDLIDEATSRLRIEIDSMPAEIDAIQRKMTQLEIEKEALKKEKDAASKDRLDKIKDELGDLKDQDAEMTAHWKKEKETISRIRDIKGKLESTRSEAQIAERDGNLARAAELKYGTLIELEKTLEQENKKLEELQAGQKMLKEEVDSEDIAEVVAKWTGIPVSRMMEGEKEKLLKMEERLSLRVVGQEKAIDAVANAVRRARSGLQDPNRPIGSFIFMGPTGVGKTELARALAQFLFDDEQYMVRVDMSEYMERHSVARLIGAPPGYVGYEEGGYLTEAVRRHPYSVVLFDEIEKAHPDVFNALLQILDDGRMTDGKGRTVDFKNTVLIMTSNVGSQFIQEMGSRDSKQMDQAIMDALRATFKPEFLNRIDEIVIFNALGPDEIRKIVGIQIDLLSRRLEATKITVTLTDRAEKFLADTGFDPVYGARPLKRAIQHYIQDPLAVKILEGSVKEGDHVSIDVEDGRVVFT
- the alr gene encoding alanine racemase, translated to MCAAMIASPNRVIIDLSALAGNLRQIRNLVGRDTRIMGVVKSDAYGHGLLEVGRVLERNGIDCLGVAYLHEALALREGGVRLPVVILCGIRTREESRHVLENGLTPVLFDLSAAEILSQECRSRGLKTRIHLKVDTGMGRLGIADTEIGPFIQKVISFKHLEIEALTTHLATADETDARFTEDQIARFEMAIFTGRSLGLNLTLNNMANSAGIIGHRRTLFDMVRPGVMLYGGRPSPGFFSTASFAPVMHLRAEVVQVRDLPDKTPVSYGRTYHTKGPRRVAVLSAGYADGLPRTLSNRGKVLVGGKMAGIIGTVCMNLTVCDITGHKDVSPGDPAVFLGSQGEECITGDDIAKQAGTISYEIFCAIGPKNLRTYIK